The genomic DNA GAAACCAAGAAATAGTTTATGTACCAATTGTATAGTCACTTTGAATAATACAATGTTCTTCTAGGCTGAAACTCTATCTTACCAACAAACTATCATGGACCAATGGTGAGGTTTTCATGAATTGTACTTCAATCGTATTAGGAAAACTGTGTTTACCAGCAAACTGACAAGCGTGAATAGAACCAAGCCAATTCTGTCCAGAGCATAGCTAACATCATGCCATGTTACCTCTCGTGTATCGTTTCGGCTTTCTAACGGACGCTCCTTCTTTTCGTCTGCTGCAAaggcgaccttgaccttagccaCGGTATTTCTACCTTTACATCGACAAGATGTGAAGTGTATTTTCCTCGCGAGACTTCCATCGCGTTGCGTGACTTCGCCCGATCTGTGGTAAATATCCAGGTTGAATATAGTGACCACTGTGATCATGGTACTAATTAGCAATGTTCCCAGTAGGTAATAACTCAGAATCGACATTGGTTCGGAGCTTTTCGGCAGATTTTCACCAACAAGGGTCATGTATACCGCTAACGCGAGAAGAACCGTCACAGAATATGAAAGACGTTCACCGGATTCCGCCGGTAATATAAATACCAAAATGTTGATGGCAGCTATAAAAATAATTGGAAGcattatatttaaaacaagaaataacgattttcttTGGActttaaatgtatacattaatTTGTCCACGCGCTGAGAACCACCCGGTATTCGGCTTACACGTGCAGTTTCTAAATTCCATTGCTCACTTCCGACAGAGTCCGACACTTCAACGTTGTTCGAAGGTGTAAGTCTCAATTCGTCCCCTGTGTAACTCAGCACAGAAAATAC from Mercenaria mercenaria strain notata chromosome 11, MADL_Memer_1, whole genome shotgun sequence includes the following:
- the LOC128546917 gene encoding neuronal acetylcholine receptor subunit alpha-7-like; this encodes MVFSVLSYTGDELRLTPSNNVEVSDSVGSEQWNLETARVSRIPGGSQRVDKLMYTFKVQRKSLFLVLNIMLPIIFIAAINILVFILPAESGERLSYSVTVLLALAVYMTLVGENLPKSSEPMSILSYYLLGTLLISTMITVVTIFNLDIYHRSGEVTQRDGSLARKIHFTSCRCKGRNTVAKVKVAFAADEKKERPLESRNDTREVTWHDVSYALDRIGLVLFTLVSLLVNTVFLIRLKYNS